The sequence AACGTCAATATTAACATGCATTTTCTAAAAAGATATTtataaagtagttttgaatGTGACAAACGGGAACACAAAATGATACCAACCACTCAGTGTCACTTAGCAAGGTCATGACATCATCGAGCACATCTGGATCAGTAATGTCATCATAGGTCAGTAGCATCTCATACATTTCGCTGGACGTGGTCTTCCTTATCTGGAGTTGTAagaaaagcaaattaaaatgtcacaatAACTAATAATACATAATCAGATTTGTGTGAACAGTGGTTTAAAATAATGATAATGGGgtctataaatgtttaaaacatattttatatcaATCGAACCACTCAAACTACGTCAATttcaatgtaatttttttattcatttatttaaaaagggatACTGTACTTTAATGGACAAGTAAACAAACCAAATGTAAATGTACCCGAATTTCTCGTTTTACTAGTTTTCTTCGGTAGTCTTCGGAGGACCACAACCATCTACACAAAATTTAATCCATCGACTAAAAATAAACACCAATCATTTTGAGTGTGCTGAAATTTGAAGCATGTGAATGTGGTGATGATAAACCAGTGGGTGCAGGTGGTCTATAGACATCTGTCAGGTGTAGGCGTGAACCTCTGCTCTGTGAACTTACCACTGGGAATGGATGGcagagcagcaacagcagctggGACAAAACTTTCTTCCTCACGTCTCCCTGGAACTGGATCAGTCCACAGAATctggaaaacaacaacaacaataaggCTTCATTCTGCTTTGGTGATTTAGTTGTAGGCTTATGCACACGAAGGAACCTACACGTCCACACAGGCACGTAGCTTGACTACATCCCTGGACTTCCTTAACTCTTTGCAAAGAACTAAAAAGTCCACACAGACCTGGTGACTTATGAAACAAAGAGACAGGAAAAACGTTAGTGATCCCAgatgtatatatacacagtttTATAATAAACAAAGCCAAAAAATAACTCACTTTTCTTGCGTGGTGAAGATTTCAAAAAAGCTGTTAGCAAGCATCTGACTGAGCATCTTAAGTAAGGGAACACATActctaaaaaaagagaaacaatatTATACATTTAACTGAGGTTAAAAGACAATAAGTAGCATTTTAAGTTATATTACAGAGGTTAAGCTGGCTTGGTtacacacagaaagaaaaaggtCTTAAAATGACACTTCTAACTCGCTCAGGTACCTGTCATTGTGAAGATTATCCCTAAAGATCCTCAGCAACGTTTGTGCAAACTGTGTCAGAGCGTCGCTGTCGTTCTGAATCTCTTTCAGGAAGACAAAGAGTGACTGCGAGGAGTGATGAACCTGAACAAATGCAGAAGAGTGCAGGAGTTCATTTAAACCCCATCCTGATCATCAGAACAGAAGAAGAATCCAGGTGAGGGTGGTAGAAActgataaaaaagaaatgggtcaTTAAgtaaaaattatctaaaaaaattaaaaataaaaagagttaaACCTGACCTGTAATAAATTTGCTGTTATAAGCTAAATGAAGAGCACTATAAATACTGCTATTTATGCTACATTgagactttgtgtttgtaacaccTTTTGCCAAagttaaaaactttttaaaaacttattgttttccttcatgGGGTTGAAACAGTTTCTGTACTGTTGTTTCTACAAGGTTTTACTGTGTGATCTAAATATGCCAGAGTAATTCCAGGAAAGCAAGCAGATGCCTCATTTTTCTCTGGCTTGCGAGAGTATGGGCCAGTAGTGAGAGAATCATAATCTCGGCCCATACATTGCAGCAATCTTGACTCCTTTTTCCTAAATGCTGTAAAAATATATCAGTGCCTCTCGTCTCCGAGGAGGTTTctgtagaagaagaaaaactatAAGAGCAGGAGATAAAAACAAGACCAGAGGTGGATGGTCTCTGAGGGAGCACGTTTTAAAGCACCAATGGCAGAGTGGTTTAACTTCGTGGGCCTCACTGATGTTATTGCaggatttaaatgtattttctttatttggtcTATAAACATTCAAAGTTAAAAATAACCTCAAATCCTTGCAGCCTGGACCTCTTCTGAATGTCTGGTTTTAACAGGTTAAATCGCAGTGGGAGAGAAAATAGAGTTCGATTAACCTCAGTTATGAGCCAAAGCTGAACCTCCTGAGAGATGTCGCGTAAAAAAAAAGGCTGCAGAGGAGTTTTAGCAGGCATACGTTTAGTACAAACCACAGATTAAAACCATGAgaattgtttctttgtttgcaTAGAGAACAAATGAAGAATGAATCAATGTTTCACGTCTGGTTGCTATGCAAAGgttaatagtttaaaatgttgcagaagAGCAACAACAACTGATCTGTGAGATTCTGAGAATACGCTGAAAAGCAGGTGTTGCACAGAGGACAATAATAGACAAACTGCTCCCCCTGTTGGTCACACAtcctgaataaaaaaacaacaaactaacACTAAAGCATTATTGGCTACATTTGTTGATGCTGAACTATGAAATCtatatttttgaattaaaataaactaattatGTATTTGTTACACAccattaattaataaataccTCAACCacttatttctgtattttaaacaaaaacaaaacctagaAACATCTCAGTTTTGTGTATCCAgatgttttgtttgctttaatCAGGTTTACTGTATCAACTGTTTTGTTTATGCCCTTGACATGAAAATAACTGGCACCCACTAAATCCAAATTATAAGTTAAATGGGGGAGCTTGAACAGACAAAATTGAGTGTCAAAATAATGGCAAACCGTCCCTTAGTGCAGGTAGGCGTAACATAGAGCTTCAGTGCTCCATGGCAAAGATTGTGAAAGTCTCTGGAGTGTTGCAAAGGAATAAAATATTTCCCTACACATCATTTAGTGCCAATCTGTTCTTTATACTGCTGTGATATGACAatttctcttcttcttccaCTTACTGTGGACTCCGTGATCCCTCCCACTGACACAGAGAGCCCCAGCAGGGTGTGGTACTGATACTCAGGCAATCCAAGCAGCTGTGCGATGTACTTGAAAGCCTGGGATGGGGCATTCCAGTTTAGGCTGGTTATGGTCTCACTGGAAGAGAAACCAAACAAACGTAAAGATAACCAAAGACTGTCTTTACATCGGACTGTTTTTGCCAAAGTAACCAAagcccatttaaaaaaaaaaaaaaaaaaacagtatttcCGAACTTGTTAAAATTTGTAATGCTGctggaaatataaaaatattaaaatacttgAGTCACTCACACAGGAAAGATGCTCAACAGTTCCACCTTGTGGGGGATGTGAGGTACTACAGGCTCGGTGTTGTGAAGGAGGTGCAGGAAGATGTTTCCAGCATGGGCTCTGTAGTGGTCAATCTTCTCTGCAGCCTGTTGGGCCAGGCAGCACATCATAGACTTCACCCTGTATACAAGCCAGATAATATAATAAAGACAGTTCCTTAAGACCTAGCAGAAATTAAGAAACTGTCATTTCACCTAGTTTCAGTAAGCAATGCCTtcaaaaacaagtcaaaataaaTGAGGATGTAAAGGCAAGGAGTAGAAAAAAGGAGAAGCTGTTGAACATTTTGAGAATACTACCCACAGGTTTGGTGAAAGGATCTCTGGAGCACTGTTGGCCACCATCAAAGTGAGTTCCTTTAGACTTGTCATTGCTGCCTCTCTTACCCTGACAAAGAGAGCAAAGAGTTAACTTTTGAAGTAAAATTGAGGTGTTGATGTTGATTTCCCTTAAGCTCATGGAGCAAATGTACAAATTACCTCTGATTTCATTGAGGATCAAAGAAAAAGGAGGCACCCAAAAAGTAAGTCAAGCCTAATGAATGGAAGCATGACACATTTGAAGATTGCACCATGACTAAGTTTAACTTCAAAAATGTCTGGACTGTTTGAGGAAGCTGTGCTCCAAAACCAGCAGGAGGATTAAATGTGAGAAGAAGCAGGaggaaatgaaacaaaagaaagcaaagaaaattaCTACTAGACAGCTTTAGAAAGGGAGCCCATCCCTTATTGTAAAGGCAAGTGACAAGCCAGGTGACATTCCCCAAGTCGCCAAGCATGGCCTGAAGCTACATgagagaaatgtatttttgtcaGGAAAAAACCACCAGAAGCCTCAGGCAGGAGACCAACCCGCAGATTACAGAACTCACCAGGCCCCTACGTCCCCTCTGCTGTCTGTTGTATAGTCGTTGAGGCTGCTGAGAAGAACGCCATACACCTCAGCGATATTCTCAGAGCAGAGGACGGAGTCAGGGCAGCCGTGGCGACAAACTCCTGCCTTCATAAAGACCCTGACAAGAAAGATGAAACAAGTTCACAAAGTGATccaaaatgaaaatatgaaaaccaGAAAGAGAAGGTGAATGGGgtagatttaaaaagaaattgactttagaggaaatatgtaaaataatctctgaataatggatggatggatatgccTTTCTGGTCCTTCTGGTAGAGTCAGTCCTCAGTTTACTTTGGTATTAGTGTTGACAGAGCTATGTGTTCTCAAACAGAAGGTACCTTTGTATGATAAACCTGCAACATAAGGCAAAATGCTTAAGAACACTCACTGAGCTACTGATCTGACTGCATCTCTCCTTGCCTCCGTGAAATTCCCCTCCTTCTGGCTGACTGCACACATATGCTGAAGGCCTTCAAAGAtctaagacagaaaaaaaaaaaacacaaaatcaacgTTTATCGAGGAAATATAAACAAACTTGAATATGTACACATATTTAAACCCCCCCACCTGCTTCAATTTGCTGTGGACCATAAATCCCGGCAGACAGCCGAGGGCGCGAGCAGATCCGCAACGAGTGAGCACCTGGGAACTCTTCAGCCCATCGAGGTACTGGGATATGAGCACATCTAAGCATGCGGACATGAATGACTGTCATAAAACTGCAGTGGgcagataaaacattaaatgtttttatttaaggtctacaggaaaaacaacaagGAAACCCACCTTGTATTTGTGCGTCAGCCTGGTTTGTTTTGTCCTGGTAGTACTCCTCACACAAGGCGGATAAGGCTGTTACTACGGCAACCTGCAGATTGAAGGAAAGAAAGCTCAATGCTGTAAAGGCCCAAACAATTACAGTCTTTTCTATCTGTAGAAATTTTTAAATTACCGTACAAGATGTATATTTACAGATATTTGCACTGAAGTATGGCTTTATATATTTGGAAATGAGTCAAACCTAACTTACAACAATGTTCATCTTTGGTCCACTTGAAAAGAGATGAAGACTCTTTATGGTGTCATCGATTAGACACTGCCACCCAGCTAAAACATATCAGAAACCTTtagctttgaataaaaaaactacTATAAAACTAAATCTGTCCTTCAGTTTACTTACTAATTATGGGGTCGTCCTTGAAAGGCATTTTAGACAGGGACAACTTTTCTATAAGACTACAAACTAAGTAAAAAAGTGGAAGAAATATATATcaggtttatttattaatttctgcAATATCTTCTTTAGGTgcattgaatacatttttaacctACTTGCTGGTCTCATTAGCCCTCCACCGAAGCCCCtgtggaaataaaaatgatttatatggaaaaacatttagttattttacaatGTTGCAAGCAAAAAAGTTGAACAGGTCATTTCTGCTTACctgtattgttttctttcatgaAGCTGAAAGTGTCAGCAAATTTCAATCAGTTACATCAGACAGCCGGACCACAATTTATAGACAGCAAGTGCTACTAGGAACTTACCACATTGTGAATGTTCTTCAGTGCATCCAcactttctggagaaatgataTCCATCACACTCCTATTAAAGAAAGCATTATTACTCACCTTATTCTCTTTTTAATGATACTGAGAAGCTTGTTACGTTGCATAAAAacctggtttatttatttttaaccacgTTTCTTCATATATTTCAAGTCTACCTGTTGGTCAGAAGTGCGACTTTGTACAAAGCATATGTGATTTCTCCACATGCAAGAATGGCTCCATGACGACCGTGGAGATCAACAGCCACCGCTGCGGTCAACAGCTGTGGCAAAACTGaaacaataaagtttaaagAGAGCACCATCTTTACTCAcaactctttaaaaaaaacatttttttcttcaggcCTATTTAACTGAAAGCTTAACACTGGCTGATGGACAAGTAAGGCGACATATTTTACCTGTTGTTGCCATATAATCGGGTGCTTGAGGCGTCAGATTGTGGAGTGCTTTTGTGGCAAGCTCTCGGATCgcactgcaaaacaaaacaaaacaaagcaaccaGTGTTTCCTAAGATATCAGAATCTAAACCATCATCATAATGGTTTTACTAAGAAATGGTAAAGGTGCTTACCTGTCCCAGTGGTTGATCTTTCTGGATATCAAATGGTCGATGATGGATTTGGTGTACTCTGGAAAACTAGCTATGTAGACACTTTGAAAGCAGAAACAACAAAGTGTTAAGATATCCCAACAATGAGAGTCATTTGTGACATGTCTCAATAATatcttaaaaacagaaaaatctattAGACtcatctttttttatatatgccTCTGTGTTCAGTCATACCCTAAGGCTAACCTATTTCTATACCAACAATGTGGTGATGTTTGCTCGGCTCTGTTTGTGACAAAGCTCCAGGGTTCAGTTACAGTGCGGACTACTTTCATTTGTTTGCTATAATATATGTCATTATGGGTCCATGCCAATAAATTTGAGGatcatcaaaaagttaatttacttcttacatttcataaaaaaaatataacctATACAGATTAATTGCACAGACattgatatatttcaagcatttatttctgttattgttttgacaataatgaaaacccaaaatgcaatttctcagaaaatttgaatgaaatttttagaccaataaaaaaggatttttgatGCAGAAATGTTATAGCCATGTTTAGGCATACATAATCCTGGGGAAGATGCTGACTTGATGGTTGTCCACCAGGAGGATAAGCCACAATAGATCATTGCTAAAGgaagctgttcccagagtgatgCATTCCATTAAATCATTGGAAaattgagtgaaaggaaaacaatGTGGGGGGAAGAAAGATACAAAAGCAACAGGGGTGAACACAGTCTTGAGGGGATTTTGAAGCTAAACTAATTAAAGTGTTCAAGAAGGGATTCAAAAAGCATGGGTgacaaatgttgcattctttGTGTTGAGCCAACCCGAACCACAGACAATGTTAAAGCGTGTTATCTGGGCTcaagagaaaaataactgcGTTTATTCTCAGTAAATCAAAGTCCTGTTTAgaatcaaaaatgtattttacattttatttggacaTTGAGGTACAAGAATGCGAAGgtagagtggagaggcacagaatccacactGCTTGAAGTCTAGTGTGAAGTTTCTACAGTCAGTGACGATTAATCTAGGGGggattgtcaagaggaagatgagagacaccagaccaaACAATGCAGACGAGTTGTAGACTGCCATTAGATCAACCTGGGTAGTTGCTGGCAACTCAGCAGAGCCAagggctgatctcctccatgccacccTGCACTGATgcaataattcatgcaaaacaTGGCATGATCAAGTACTGAATGCATAAACTGTGCAATAAATATGCATACTTTTCAGTAGGCAGACATTTCGcgatatgttttaattttttatatttcgtTTTCTAATTTCCACAGAAAATGCATCATGGGGTTTCATTAACTTTAATCCAAAATCCTCAACattgacagaaataaacacttgaaatatatcaatGTTGTGACCATCTGCAACTATAGGGTAATGCATATAACAGTGTGGTGTTGTGCACTAGAACAGCTTGtaatgaacagaaacaaaacctCAGCATTTATGGATCAACACTGTTCTCACCTAATGTTCAGATAGCAGTTGCTGATATTTCCCACAGAAAAGTAGTCTGCTGCTGTCAAGATGTCAATACCATGAGGGAAGGTGCcctaatggggaaaaaaaaaaagcatggagCATTTTCAGAACATTACCTTAAGAAGTCTGTGTTGCAACAAAACCCAGCTACATTTGAGATGACAGCCATAGTGGCAGCGTTCCTTATTCAAGTAATGACAAATCTAAAGAGGTCCCGAGGTGTACTGGCACCTTCCGTGTTTGAAGGTGCCCTGTAGCTACACTAGAAGGCCATTTTCTTGAAAATATTTTCGTCATGAGGCAAGTTTGAGCATGAACTGTATATCTGCTAACAAATAAATGTCAAATAAGGCTAGTACTGTTATAATGTCATAATGTTCAGGTCGCCAAAGCTTCAGTCACAAACCTGTCTGCCGACATTCTCCTGGAAGGCAGCCTGAGATGAAGAGACACAAAATCAAGTTTTGTCGTTCAGGATCATTAGAAAAGCAGTCTAATAAATTTTATTGGAGAGAACTTACAGAGGCAGCTCTGCGGCAGTTGACATTTCGATCAAACACAGCTGTGATCAGCAAGGCACTGtggaaaaatgtaattatatgTGAAACAATCATACAGATTTAACACACTCTTCTGAAACCAGAGACAGACCATTACAAACTCAGGTGCCTCACAGTTTATAGGTTCAACACCATCAGTATCATTACCCATGACTCTTGAACAACATAAGAAGTTTTATCTATTCACACTAAATCCCTTCACACTACATTATCTGAAAATTTGAGGGAGTGTGTGCGAGAATGCGGTGTGGGTGGGGGGTTGCTTACATATACACGGCAGTGACAGGCTGAGAAAAGAAACGGCTGCTGACCTTGTTTACTTTTCTAGCATGTACCCCAACTCCAAACAGCCAGAGCGAGGCATGGTGATTTACCAACTGCATCAGTTTGCCTTAAAGACCTGCTCTGGCCCCAGAGGGCTTGGAAACACAAACCAGCTCTGTACAACATCTAAACCTAAAGTAACACTGagaaaaatatattcaaaatgCTACAGGGGAACAGGTTTTTTCATGCAAGTTGCAACTTTGCATTAACACAACTGTTTGTATGTGCCCCCAAGTCACTAAGTGCCATTTTCACAAAAGCACATTTTCAGGACTTGTCTCTGATAATAGAGCAGGAACCAGCTTGTCCCAGCATTTCTGCCAAACGGCGACCGAAACCTACAACAGCAGGCGAAACCTGGCAGTCTTGTGGCCCAGGGAAAAGGGAGGGTGTTGTCCCAGGTTCTGCTGATGATTTGCAAAGGGGTTAACTCTGACACTGCAGAGCTGGTCTGCACAGTCAGAGGCTGCAGGTACATACTTGCAAGGCAAGAAAGCATGACATAAACCGTTACTGTGAACAAAGACTGAGTGCACCTCACTGGGTGATGATCGATGTCTCTGCCCCAGTTAGAGATTAGATGGGCAAATcttaaaataatacttttttacttttctacTGTGGATTTAATACAAGAAAAGACCCCTGAAAAACGACATCCAAGGGAATAGACAAGATAAACCACTGTATAACTTTTGAACTGGCAGTGCAAAGATCTAAGTGAAGCAGATAATTGGCCTTAAACATAAACCAATCTACTCAAGAACTATGGCACCACAGTgatagggaaaaaaaaatccccattattattagtatattatttgtaaaatgaaaatTGCCTTCAGTTGCCTTGAGGCTCATGTTCTGCTGTAGGAATGTGAGTTGATGCTCCTATGCTGGACaggcgtggtaaggcgtattcgtcacttcctgtttttgctgttgcgctcggtggattgtttggtgggtgaaggctctctcgtttgatctgatttctctctgctGTGATATcgcttacttgttctaatacataagcaagttaaaacacatactttctgttgctgtatttaatgtttggggactctccatGTCTTACACGGTtcttctagtagtggtaaggggtcgctagcttagtgttagctttagctccaccatggctacctgttctgctgtttctctctctgctggctaaggataagcgtaaatacagtaagattgttattcacgctggcggtaatgacacccggttacgtcagtcggaggtcaccaaagttagtgttgcttcggtgtgtaagtttgccaaaacaatgtcggactccataattttctctggtcccctcgccgatctgaccagtgacgacttatttagccgcatgctgtcattcaacccctggctgtctaggtggtgtccagaaaacaatgtgggctacattgataactggcgaacattttggggaaaacctggtctgatccagagagacggcatccatcccactttggatggagcagctcttctttctaggaatctggccgaatttattagttctccaaaactctgactgacaacccagggttcagaccaggaagcagggtcgtagtttaacactcctctctgcagcttctatactgctacccagccattaccctattaagacagtgtctcgcccatggccaaaattgaatagattaaaaaataatctaaaacgaggaaatcgggaaaatctaataaaaataaacacaactcagaccgaaaagaaaaataaaacaattaaatgtggcttactgaacataagatctctctcttcaaagactttgctagttagtgaactgatttgtgacaatcagattgatttattttgcctcatagaaacctggctgcagcaagaggattatgttactataaatgagtcaactcctacaaattatttaaattttcacattcctcgaattactgggcgaggaggaggagtagcaaccatctttcagtccgatttattgactagtcccagaccaatcaatagctacaactcttttgaatatttaatccttagttttcctcatccaaattgcaaagcactaaaaccacttctgtttgttgttttgtaccgttcaccaggcccttattctcaatcagttttcagaccttttatctgatttagtgttaaatacagataaggttattatagtgggggattttaacattcatgttgacactgaaatgatagcttaaatatagcctttaatgctttcttagactcaattggctttgctcaaaacattaacaaacctacccacctttgtcttcattctctggactttgtgctgacatatggcattgagtgtaaagacataacaatattttctcataaccctgtcctgtctgaccattttttaataacctttgagtttaatttaattgagtactccacacctgaaagaaaatttcattatagtagatcattatcagacaatgctgtaacaacctttaaagaatctgttccacttttgatttcctcattatcacagaaaagcacaatagagggcaataattctgtttctgccccttcacaaattgattctcttgttcagtgttacttcatcattagacaatgcagccccccttgaaaaagaaggtaattattcataggaggctggctccatGGCTTAAatcagagctgtgtactttaaagcacaatgttagaaaattggagagaaaatggcgctctacacacctcgAGGATTCTAGGTGAAGAGAACaataataatcctaggtttctctttagtacagttgctaaacttacacagagtcatagctctgttgagccatccattcccttagctctcagcagtcatga is a genomic window of Girardinichthys multiradiatus isolate DD_20200921_A chromosome X, DD_fGirMul_XY1, whole genome shotgun sequence containing:
- the LOC124862958 gene encoding tubulin-specific chaperone D-like; this translates as MALSETENSYQGGEEEADVIVKTCVLGGFSESSETRTLIGSLPEIHEDERVKEVAIEKFKVIMDRYQEQPHLLDPHLEWMTEMLLNFTRSENSPPSLVHLSFKFLFVISKVRGYKIFMQLLPHEVSDVHPVLELMSRQDPKDLETWETRYMLLLWLSVACLIPFDLSRLDGHLESEGVKIREPVMERILAVAKTYLLVSDSPRDAASVLVSKFMTRPDVKHKRLGDFLDWSLTTISQTSAHSVIEIMMLDGVLQSLAKLFKHGKRDDLLQYAPIVLRCLEQKELSESSEAKLRKIYVKLIQRLGLTFLKPRLAAWRYQRGNRSLAANLAISHAAAAAAAVSPETETQEQDEDYDIPEEVETVIEHLLVGLKDKETVVRWSAAKGIGRVTGRLPQELADDVVGSVLDCFSFQETDNAWHGGCLALAELGRRGLLLPSRLTDVVPLIIKSLSYDEKRGACSVGSNVRDAACYVCWSFSRAYEPKELQPFVTQIASALLITAVFDRNVNCRRAASAAFQENVGRQGTFPHGIDILTAADYFSVGNISNCYLNISVYIASFPEYTKSIIDHLISRKINHWDSAIRELATKALHNLTPQAPDYMATTVLPQLLTAAVAVDLHGRHGAILACGEITYALYKVALLTNRSVMDIISPESVDALKNIHNVLHERKQYRGFGGGLMRPAICSLIEKLSLSKMPFKDDPIITGWQCLIDDTIKSLHLFSSGPKMNIVVAVVTALSALCEEYYQDKTNQADAQIQDVLISQYLDGLKSSQVLTRCGSARALGCLPGFMVHSKLKQIFEGLQHMCAVSQKEGNFTEARRDAVRSVAQVFMKAGVCRHGCPDSVLCSENIAEVYGVLLSSLNDYTTDSRGDVGAWVREAAMTSLKELTLMVANSAPEILSPNLVKSMMCCLAQQAAEKIDHYRAHAGNIFLHLLHNTEPVVPHIPHKVELLSIFPVETITSLNWNAPSQAFKYIAQLLGLPEYQYHTLLGLSVSVGGITESTVHHSSQSLFVFLKEIQNDSDALTQFAQTLLRIFRDNLHNDRVCVPLLKMLSQMLANSFFEIFTTQENHQVCVDFLVLCKELRKSRDVVKLRACVDVFCGLIQFQGDVRKKVLSQLLLLLCHPFPVIRKTTSSEMYEMLLTYDDITDPDVLDDVMTLLSDTEWESDLTTVRTHRNQLCDWLGVPRPQPITKGPAQVS